The following proteins come from a genomic window of Solwaraspora sp. WMMA2065:
- a CDS encoding S8 family serine peptidase — MLHRIFTAGLITLLAVTAQPAAATAAPGAGPADGSATAPISAELAAELDRDGTIDFMVYLRDRADLSGAADAASAGLPTGDRRADARAEAVHHELTTTARRSQQSLRKLLDGRKADYTAYWIANAVRVTGDRDLADRIAALPEVQQLEPARSYPLLTPEPAEPVPPVGDDAGTTAVEWNIDDVRAPQVWSEFGTSGDGIVVATIDSGVEFDHPALAASYRGAGAGGYDHDYNWFDPTGICPTGTPCDNNGHGTHVTGTMTGDDGGDNQTGVAPGARWIAAKGCEVTNCSDASLLAAGQWVLAPTDTSGANPRPELRPDVVNNSWGGGQADPWYRQTVDAWIAAGIFPAFAIGNEGPGCGTASSPGDYPQAYATGNYDVNHRIAARSSRGASLVDGSVKPNIAAPGTAVRSSVPGGGYAAYSGTSMASPHVAATVALAWSAAPTLHGDIAATRALLDGTAIDTDDTSCGGTAANNNNFGEGRLDAYAAVEAAPRGPAGRVTGVVTSDGDPLPGATVSTGDRSVTTGTDGDYSLTLPTGEYTVTASAFGYQPDSATVTVAEDGTVEQDFDLAATTLVTLSGRVTDASGHGWPLYARVEVDGRPETVTYTDPASGRYTLTVPGGTAVTLVATATLAGYQPARVEVPAGDTDRTVHLAVPVTAECIAPGYVASFGDPLLAESFPTADTPDGWSVVNRADGGGWEFSDIGSRGNLTGGDGGFANIDSDALGVGEVQDTDLVTPMLDLSGADAPYLRFASDWRAVGLSDSAEIGVSVDGGASWTNVWRHTTSRRGPRTEEIPLTSVAGADEVLIRFHFQGSYAWWWQVDDVEVVDRSCTPLPGGLLVGNTTDHNTGAALNGVTVASATDPTVRAVSAATPDDPALPDGFYQLFSPLVGEQEFTATRAPYQVRSRTVTVVADRARRADFSVKAGRLAISPTSPVVSHQPYGSTRKAKVTVTNTGSAPAEVEMLTGDGGFSLLAGDGAPLAEHKVKGISRAWQGPAYGAPAGAAPTRITAATEAAGAAAGTAADAWTRAPDHPTAVFDNAAATLDGKVYSVGGGSTTGTERDAWVYDPVTDVWSALPDLPTARSKPVLTAAGGKLYLFGGWGAGGTPVASVDVFDPATGTWATLSGVTSPAPRAAAGSAVIGGTIYLIGGCTDGTCTDSRTVLAFDTGTGTFRSRADYPVAASWLACGGIGELAYCAGGAGAVEYRSTYAYDPATDAWSPLPDLPLDLWGGQYAAAGGLLVIAGGVTGASTTVTNRTVGFDPAAGVWRDLPNTEFARYRGAGACGAYKVGGSPSSFVGSAQVEVLAGLELCDAAADLPWLVTDPGSFTLAPGASRTVTVTLAATAEAGVDQPGRYAATLGLRSDTPYPVGQVDVQMNVSPPASWAKVQGTVTGVSCAGVEVGVAGATIRLNSLTDPGTGYTLRTGADGGYAYWLPRGQYEIISAKDGWVPQARQERLPAGIVTTVDSVLEPVDPCPARLGGI; from the coding sequence CTGCTGCACCGGATATTCACCGCCGGGCTGATCACCCTGCTCGCGGTGACCGCCCAACCCGCCGCCGCGACCGCCGCACCCGGTGCCGGCCCGGCCGACGGGTCGGCCACCGCGCCGATCAGCGCCGAGCTCGCCGCCGAACTGGACCGCGACGGCACCATCGACTTCATGGTCTACCTGCGCGACCGCGCCGACCTGTCCGGTGCGGCCGACGCCGCCAGCGCCGGGCTGCCGACCGGTGACCGGCGCGCCGACGCCCGGGCCGAGGCCGTACACCACGAGCTGACCACCACCGCCCGGCGCAGCCAGCAGAGCCTGCGCAAACTGCTCGACGGGCGGAAGGCTGACTACACTGCGTACTGGATCGCCAACGCGGTCCGGGTCACCGGCGACCGGGACCTGGCCGACCGGATCGCCGCCCTGCCCGAGGTGCAGCAGCTCGAACCAGCTCGCAGCTACCCGCTGCTCACCCCGGAACCAGCCGAACCGGTGCCGCCGGTCGGCGACGACGCCGGCACCACCGCCGTCGAGTGGAACATCGACGACGTCCGGGCGCCACAGGTCTGGTCCGAATTCGGCACCAGCGGCGACGGAATCGTCGTGGCCACCATCGACAGCGGCGTCGAGTTCGACCACCCGGCCCTGGCCGCCAGCTACCGGGGAGCCGGCGCCGGCGGCTACGACCACGACTACAACTGGTTCGACCCGACCGGCATCTGCCCGACCGGGACCCCCTGTGACAACAACGGTCACGGCACCCACGTCACCGGCACCATGACCGGCGACGACGGCGGCGACAACCAGACCGGGGTGGCACCCGGTGCCCGCTGGATCGCTGCCAAGGGCTGCGAGGTCACCAACTGCTCCGACGCGTCGCTGCTGGCCGCCGGCCAGTGGGTGCTCGCCCCGACCGACACCTCGGGCGCGAACCCCCGGCCGGAGCTGCGCCCCGACGTGGTCAACAACTCGTGGGGCGGCGGACAGGCCGACCCGTGGTACCGGCAGACCGTCGACGCCTGGATCGCCGCCGGCATCTTCCCGGCCTTCGCCATCGGCAATGAGGGACCGGGCTGCGGCACCGCCAGCTCCCCCGGCGACTACCCGCAGGCGTACGCAACCGGCAACTACGACGTCAACCACCGGATCGCCGCCCGGTCCAGCCGGGGCGCCTCGCTGGTCGACGGATCGGTCAAGCCGAACATCGCCGCGCCCGGCACCGCGGTCCGCTCCAGCGTCCCCGGTGGCGGGTACGCGGCGTACAGCGGCACCTCGATGGCCTCCCCGCACGTCGCCGCCACAGTCGCGCTGGCCTGGTCGGCGGCACCGACCCTGCACGGCGACATCGCCGCCACCCGGGCCCTGCTGGACGGCACCGCGATCGACACCGACGACACCAGCTGCGGCGGGACCGCAGCCAACAACAACAACTTCGGTGAGGGCCGGCTCGACGCGTACGCCGCCGTCGAGGCCGCCCCGCGCGGACCCGCCGGCCGGGTGACCGGCGTGGTCACCAGCGACGGCGACCCGCTGCCCGGTGCCACCGTCTCCACCGGCGACCGCAGCGTCACCACCGGCACCGACGGCGACTACTCGCTGACCCTGCCGACCGGTGAGTACACCGTCACCGCCAGCGCGTTCGGCTACCAGCCGGACAGCGCCACGGTCACGGTCGCCGAGGACGGCACCGTCGAGCAGGACTTCGACCTGGCCGCCACCACCCTGGTCACGCTCAGCGGCCGGGTCACCGACGCGTCCGGCCACGGCTGGCCGCTCTACGCCCGGGTCGAGGTCGACGGACGGCCGGAGACGGTCACCTACACCGACCCGGCGTCCGGCCGCTACACGCTGACCGTGCCCGGCGGCACCGCCGTGACGCTGGTCGCCACGGCGACGCTCGCCGGGTACCAGCCGGCCCGGGTGGAGGTGCCGGCCGGCGACACCGACCGCACCGTGCACCTGGCGGTGCCGGTCACCGCCGAGTGCATCGCACCCGGATACGTGGCCAGCTTCGGCGACCCGCTGCTCGCCGAGAGCTTCCCGACCGCCGACACCCCGGACGGCTGGTCGGTGGTGAACCGCGCCGACGGCGGCGGTTGGGAGTTCTCCGACATCGGCTCCCGGGGCAACCTGACCGGTGGCGACGGCGGCTTCGCCAACATCGACAGTGACGCGCTCGGCGTCGGTGAGGTCCAGGACACCGACCTGGTCACCCCGATGCTGGACCTGTCCGGAGCGGACGCGCCGTACCTGCGGTTCGCCAGCGACTGGCGGGCGGTGGGGCTCAGCGACAGCGCCGAGATCGGTGTCTCGGTCGACGGCGGCGCCAGCTGGACCAACGTGTGGCGGCACACCACCAGCCGACGCGGGCCGCGCACCGAGGAGATCCCGCTGACCTCGGTGGCCGGTGCCGACGAAGTGCTGATCCGGTTCCACTTCCAGGGCAGCTACGCCTGGTGGTGGCAGGTCGACGACGTCGAGGTGGTCGACCGCAGCTGCACTCCGCTGCCCGGTGGCCTGCTGGTCGGCAACACCACCGACCACAACACCGGGGCCGCGCTGAACGGCGTCACGGTGGCCAGCGCCACCGACCCGACGGTACGGGCGGTCTCCGCCGCCACGCCGGACGACCCGGCCCTGCCCGACGGCTTCTACCAGCTCTTCTCGCCACTGGTCGGCGAGCAGGAGTTCACCGCGACGCGAGCGCCGTACCAGGTGCGGAGCCGGACGGTGACGGTGGTCGCCGACCGGGCCCGCCGGGCCGACTTCTCGGTCAAGGCCGGCCGGTTGGCGATCAGCCCGACCAGCCCGGTCGTGTCCCACCAGCCGTACGGCAGCACCCGCAAGGCCAAGGTGACGGTGACCAACACCGGCAGCGCGCCGGCCGAAGTCGAGATGCTGACCGGCGACGGTGGGTTCAGCCTGCTGGCCGGCGACGGTGCCCCGCTGGCCGAACACAAGGTCAAGGGAATCAGCAGGGCCTGGCAGGGTCCGGCGTACGGCGCCCCGGCCGGTGCCGCGCCGACCCGGATCACCGCCGCGACGGAGGCGGCCGGAGCCGCGGCCGGGACGGCCGCCGATGCCTGGACGCGGGCCCCGGACCACCCGACGGCGGTCTTCGACAACGCGGCCGCCACGCTCGACGGCAAGGTCTACTCGGTCGGCGGGGGCAGCACCACCGGCACCGAGCGGGACGCCTGGGTCTACGACCCGGTCACCGACGTCTGGAGCGCCCTGCCCGACCTGCCGACGGCCCGCAGCAAGCCGGTGCTCACCGCGGCCGGCGGCAAGCTGTACCTGTTCGGCGGATGGGGTGCCGGTGGGACTCCGGTGGCGAGCGTCGACGTGTTCGACCCGGCGACCGGGACGTGGGCCACGCTGTCCGGGGTGACCAGCCCCGCGCCGCGGGCCGCAGCCGGGTCCGCCGTCATCGGCGGCACGATCTACCTGATCGGCGGCTGCACCGACGGCACCTGCACCGACTCGCGTACGGTGCTGGCGTTCGACACCGGCACCGGCACGTTCCGGTCCCGGGCCGACTATCCGGTTGCCGCGTCCTGGTTGGCCTGTGGCGGGATCGGTGAGCTGGCGTACTGCGCCGGCGGCGCCGGCGCCGTCGAGTACCGGTCGACGTACGCCTACGACCCGGCCACCGACGCCTGGAGCCCGTTGCCGGACCTGCCGTTGGACCTGTGGGGCGGGCAGTACGCGGCGGCCGGTGGCCTGCTGGTGATCGCCGGCGGGGTGACCGGGGCGTCCACCACGGTGACGAACCGTACGGTCGGCTTCGACCCGGCCGCCGGGGTCTGGCGTGACCTGCCGAACACCGAGTTCGCCCGGTACCGGGGCGCCGGTGCCTGCGGGGCGTACAAGGTCGGCGGATCGCCGAGCTCGTTCGTCGGTTCGGCGCAGGTGGAGGTGCTCGCCGGGCTGGAGCTGTGCGACGCCGCGGCCGACCTGCCGTGGCTGGTCACCGACCCTGGCAGCTTCACCCTTGCCCCTGGTGCCTCCCGGACGGTCACCGTCACGCTGGCGGCGACCGCCGAGGCCGGCGTGGACCAGCCCGGCCGGTACGCGGCGACCCTCGGGTTGCGGTCCGACACCCCGTACCCGGTCGGCCAGGTGGACGTGCAGATGAACGTCTCGCCGCCGGCCTCCTGGGCGAAGGTACAGGGCACCGTCACCGGGGTCAGCTGCGCCGGGGTCGAGGTCGGAGTAGCCGGGGCGACGATCCGGCTGAACTCGCTGACCGATCCGGGCACCGGCTACACGCTGCGCACCGGTGCCGATGGCGGGTACGCGTACTGGCTGCCACGCGGGCAGTACGAGATCATCTCCGCGAAGGACGGCTGGGTGCCGCAGGCCCGGCAGGAACGGCTGCCGGCCGGGATCGTCACCACGGTCGACAGCGTGCTCGAACCGGTCGATCCCTGCCCGGCCCGCCTCGGCGGGATCTGA